In Candidatus Angelobacter sp., the genomic stretch ATCGTTTTGCCCGAGGCTGGCGCGGCTGGAATCCGGCAGGGATCGGAGGTTTACTTTTTGGGCACACTCGTGGGATCGGTTTCCGACGTGGTGGTGGACGAAATGGGCCGAATGGAAGCCCAGGCGAACATCCGCCGCGACTTTTTTCTCTTTGTGCGCTCGGATTCGTCCGCGCTCGTCAAAAAGAAATTCGGAGTGGCGGGCGATTCATTTTTTGAAATCACGCGTGGCCAGGGCAAGCCGCTGCCGGAAAAGAATGCGTCCATCGTCTGCAACGAGCAGTTTCAAAGCGCGCTGGAAGCGGCCGTCGAGGAGGTCCGCGCCGAGGCCATGCTCGTGCTGAAGAAGGTCAACGGCGGTTTGGATACGTGGACCACGCTCGGATCGAACCTCATCACCACACGCGCGCGGCTGGACCAATTGGTGGGGCGCGTGGACGACCTGGCCACGGACGTTCAGGCGGGCAAAGGCACGGTCGGCAAGTTGATCGCCGACACCGCCCTGGTGGACGAGGCGCAGCAGCTTGTGGCGCGGGCGAACGAGGCGATGAGCGAGTTGCGGGGCGTGGTGACGAACCTGAATGTCGCGGTGAAGAACGTCCAGAACGGCACGGCGCGTCTGCCGGAAATCAGCGACGCCGTAGCCGGCGAAGCGAAGGACCTGCCCGGACTGGTCCAGCAAACGCAGACCTCGATGCGCGAACTGGAACGGTTGATTGAAGCCATGCAACGGCACTGGCTGCTCCGCAAATACGTAAACCATACGAACCCGCCGCCTCTCAATCCGTCGCCCGAAACCGCAGTGCCGGAAAAGAAACCGGTGAAGGCGCTCCGGTCACCGAGGGATTCCGGGAAGTGAGGTTCGAGGCAGCCTGGTTATTGAGAAGCGCCACCGATGATGGGGGGGGGGATTTCCCCCGGTAGGTAAGGACCGGGGCATACGGTAGCGTGACCGAGTGCGGCGGTGGAGAAAGGCAAGATCACCGCTTGTTTCCTGCTGCCGCGAGCGCGGCCGTCAAGCCACACGGAATGACATTATGCCAATGAAAGCTTTATTCAATGGACTCCTCGCAGTCCTGTTACTCCCCGGGAGCGGCGCATGCGCGGATTTGTCCGATTTACTCGGCCTCGGGGAAAGCAAAACGAGCAATTCACCGCCGGACGCCGGCATTGGCGCGCTCACACAAGATCAGATGGTGGGTGGACTGAAGGAGGCGCTGGGCAAGGGCGTGGAGCTGGCCATCTCCACTCTCGGCAAAACCGACGGCTTTCTCAAGGATCTCAACGTGAAAATCCCGATGCCGGAAAGTTTGCAGAAGGTGGAGCAAACCCTGCGCGCCTTGCGCCAGGACAAGCTCGCCGACGAATTCGTGACCACGATGAACCGCGCCGCCGAGCAGGCCGTTCCCGAAGCCGCCGCGGTGCTGGGGGACTCGGTGAAGCAGATGTCCATCGCCGATGCGGAGTCCATCCTCACCGGCACAAACAACGCCGCGACACAGTATTTCCGCCGCACCAGCGAGACCAATCTCCACGCCCGCTTCCTCCCCATCGTCAGGGCGGCGACGGAGAAGACCGGCGTTACCTCCTCCTACAAACGGATGACCGACAGAGCCGGGGGAGGTTTCGGAGGATTGGGCGGCAGCCTGCTTGGCAAGCAAGCCCCGGACCTGGACGACTATGTCACCCGCAAAACGCTCGATGGTTTGTTCCTGAAGATCGCCGAGCAGGAAAAAGCGATTCGCGAAAACCCCCTGGCGAGAACCACCGACCTGCTCCAGAAGGTGTTCGGCGAAGTTGGCAAGTGATCACCCGCCAGACACCGTGGGGGATTCCCCCCGGTAGATAAGGGCCGACGCATACCATAGTGTGGCTCCTATGTTAAAGCCGAAGACACGGCAACAGGAAGGAACAACCGTAATGAGAAAGATTTATCCGCTCGCGCTTCTGGTGGCGACGGGCGCCATGTTAGTCGCCGCCACGCCAGTGAGAGCTTCCGAAACGGATGACCGTATCGAGTCTTCCGCCAAGAAGTCCCACATTTTCAAAACCTACCTCAAGGACGATGCCATTACGCTGCGATCCAAGGATGGCGTCGTCACCTTGAGGGGAACCGTCGCCGAAGCTTCCCATAAATCCCTGGCCGGGGACACCGTGGAGGGCCTGCCCGGCGTCAAAAGCGTGGACAACGAACTGAAAGTCAAAGGCGAAGCCAACGCCGAACATTCGGATGGATGGCTGAACACGAAGGTGAAAACCACGCTCTTGTTCCATCGCAACGTGAGTGCCACGAAGACCGGCGTGGATGTGAAAGACGGAATCGTCACCTTGAACGGCGAGGCCAACAGCCAGGCCCAAAAGGAACTGACCACCGAATACGCCAAAGACGTCGAAGGCGTCAAAGAGGTCAAAAACGAGATGACGGTGGCCGAGACCCCGGGCAAGCCGGACGAAACCATCGGCGAGAAGATCGATGACGCATCTATCACCGCCCAGGTGAAGTCGTCCTTGCTGTCGCACCGTTCGACCAGCGCTCTGAAGACGAAAGTTTCGACGACGGATGGCGTGGTCACCTTGAACGGCATTGCCAAAAACGAAGCCGAGAAAAGCCTGGTCACCAAGCTCGTCGCCGACATCGATGGTGTAAAAAGCGTGATCAATAAGATGACCGTTGAGGCGGTGGTGTCGCAAAACGCTTCCCCACCCCGCGCTCCGCAGAACCTGAGGATAGTAAACAAGTAAAATCAAACCGGCGCCTCGTTGCCTGCGGATGCGGAAGCTCACCCGCCGACAGCGGCGCCAAAGCAAATCGAAAGGAAAATCATATGTTGTGGACTCTTGCGGTGATATTTTTAGTTTTGTGGGCTTTGGGGCTGGTGAGCAGTTACACGATGGGCGGGTTCATTCACGTTCTTCTGGTAGTTGCCGTTGTCATGGTGCTCATCAACTTCATTTCAGGTCGCAGGCGGGTGTGATCCGCGCACCAAGAATGTACAAAGGATACTTGCTTGAATCAAAAATTCACTGAAAGCCTGCCATGAACAAAATCGTTTCTCTGGCCCTGCTCATTGGTG encodes the following:
- a CDS encoding MlaD family protein, with the protein product MADRFKFRRVNEITGTFVLIIVALLIAAVVWTGHSQRWFKSRVTLRIVLPEAGAAGIRQGSEVYFLGTLVGSVSDVVVDEMGRMEAQANIRRDFFLFVRSDSSALVKKKFGVAGDSFFEITRGQGKPLPEKNASIVCNEQFQSALEAAVEEVRAEAMLVLKKVNGGLDTWTTLGSNLITTRARLDQLVGRVDDLATDVQAGKGTVGKLIADTALVDEAQQLVARANEAMSELRGVVTNLNVAVKNVQNGTARLPEISDAVAGEAKDLPGLVQQTQTSMRELERLIEAMQRHWLLRKYVNHTNPPPLNPSPETAVPEKKPVKALRSPRDSGK
- a CDS encoding DUF4197 domain-containing protein; its protein translation is MKALFNGLLAVLLLPGSGACADLSDLLGLGESKTSNSPPDAGIGALTQDQMVGGLKEALGKGVELAISTLGKTDGFLKDLNVKIPMPESLQKVEQTLRALRQDKLADEFVTTMNRAAEQAVPEAAAVLGDSVKQMSIADAESILTGTNNAATQYFRRTSETNLHARFLPIVRAATEKTGVTSSYKRMTDRAGGGFGGLGGSLLGKQAPDLDDYVTRKTLDGLFLKIAEQEKAIRENPLARTTDLLQKVFGEVGK
- a CDS encoding BON domain-containing protein, with product MRKIYPLALLVATGAMLVAATPVRASETDDRIESSAKKSHIFKTYLKDDAITLRSKDGVVTLRGTVAEASHKSLAGDTVEGLPGVKSVDNELKVKGEANAEHSDGWLNTKVKTTLLFHRNVSATKTGVDVKDGIVTLNGEANSQAQKELTTEYAKDVEGVKEVKNEMTVAETPGKPDETIGEKIDDASITAQVKSSLLSHRSTSALKTKVSTTDGVVTLNGIAKNEAEKSLVTKLVADIDGVKSVINKMTVEAVVSQNASPPRAPQNLRIVNK
- a CDS encoding lmo0937 family membrane protein, yielding MLWTLAVIFLVLWALGLVSSYTMGGFIHVLLVVAVVMVLINFISGRRRV